One Chroicocephalus ridibundus chromosome 22, bChrRid1.1, whole genome shotgun sequence DNA window includes the following coding sequences:
- the MIER2 gene encoding mesoderm induction early response protein 2 isoform X2 encodes MSQPYFSLFLKASVGRQSPRVVPYPAHSLCPGEPGLQSAAVVSMGSADHRLNLAEILSQNYGVREEREEEDDTQEKQKSLEELEKSISASQNSEMPFEELLALYGYEASDPISEQDSESNDITPNLPDMTLDKEQIAKDLLSGEEEEETQSSADDLTPSVTSHDASDLFPNQPGSNNFLADEDKEPCSSPCASSMAEDSEEDSIPSNECKKEIMVGPQYQASVPILHLSRHGEKAYENEDQLLWDPNILPEREVEEFLYRAVKRRWEELSSSSLPEGEMVKDNEQALYELVKCNFNAEEALRRLRFNVKVIRDELCAWSEEECRNFEHGFRVHGKNFHLIQANKVRTRSVGECVEYYYMWKKSERYDYFTQQTRLGRKKDYADNDLDGGEVENASRSRSSPPIPSATGCLDSHFGQDQLAIESTEPLSVESTACSLGSMSESGQGYECSTPSETNCSFDPTEETSSGAISAPCTRHTVNPSESGLYALPPSGPGLAEKQETLQSSGETITMDFTLPADINEGLPLIAGPVDLDRDPEAVVAPAQVSLSVTDFGLIGIGDVNSFLTAHQACPAPVARSEPLSQ; translated from the exons ATGTCTCAgccatatttttctcttttcttgaaggCCTCGGTTGGCCGGCAGAGTCCGAGGGTGGTGCCATACCCAGCCCACAGTCTATGTCCTGGAGAGCCTGGCCTTCAGAGTGCAGCAG TTGTGTCAATGGGCTCAGCTGATCATCGACTGAACCTGGCAGAGATCCTTTCACAGAATTATGGTGTacgggaagaaagggaagaagaagatgATACTCAGGAGAAGCAGAAATCTTTAGAAGAGCTGGAGAAGAGTATCAGTGCCTCTCAG AACAGTGAAATGCCATTTGAGGAGCTGCTTGCACTTTACGGCTATGAGGCATCTGATCCCATCTCGGAGCAGGACAGTGAGAGCAATGACATTACTCCAAACCTCCCAGATATGACTCTGGATAAG GAACAAATAGCGAAGGATTTGCTTtcaggggaagaagaggaggagacgCAGTCTTCAGCTGATGATCTGACTCCATCCGTCACGTCCCACGATGCATCAGACCTATTCCCAAACCAGCCTGGCT CAAACAACTTCCTTGCTGATGAAGACAAAGAACCCTGTTCATCTCCATGTGCTTCCTCCATGGCTGAGGATTCAGAGGAGGATTCCATCCCATCCAACGAGTGTAAGAAG GAGATCATGGTTGGACCTCAGTACCAAGCCAGTGTTCCCATCCTCCACTTAAGCAGGCATGGTGAGAAAG CCTATGAGAACGAAGATCAGCTGCTTTGGGACCCAAACATACTCCCCGAGAGAGAGGTTGAAGAGTTCCTGTACCGTGCGGTGAAGCGGCGATGGGAGGAGCTGTCTAGCAGCAGCCTGCCCGAAGGAGAGATGGTGAAGGACAACGAACAG GCTTTGTATGAACTGGTTAAATGCAATTTCAATGCAGAAGAGGCACTGCGGAGGTTACGGTTCAACGTGAAGGTTATCAGAG ATGAGCTTTGCGCCTGGAGTGAGGAAGAATGTAGAAATTTTGAACATGGCTTCAGGGTCCATGGGAAAAACTTTCATCTTATCCAAGCAAACAAG GTCCGCACCCGGTCAGTGGGTGAGTGCGTGGAGTATTACTACATGTGGAAAAAATCAGAGCGCTATGACTACTTCACTCAGCAGACTCGTTTAGGAAGGAAGAA GGATTACGCTGACAATGACTTGGATGGGGGTGAAGTAGAAAACGCCAGTCGTTCTCGGAGCTCCCCACCGATTCCCTCTGCGACTGGCTGCCTGGATTCTCACTTCGGTCAAGATCAGCTAGCAATAGAGAGCACAG AGCCCCTGAGCGTGGAGagcacagcctgcagcctgggcagcatGAGTGAGTCGGGGCAGGGCTACGAGTGCAGCACTCCTTCGGAGACGAATTGTTCCTTCGACCCCACGGAGGAGACGTCCTCAGGCGCCATCTCGGCTCCCTGCACACGACATACTGTCAACCCCTCGGAGTCGGGGCTCTATGCTTTGCCGCCGTCAGGACCAGGACTAGCGGAGAAGCAGGAGACGTTGCAGAGCTCTGGTGAGACGATAACCATGGACTTCACTCTCCCTGCAGACATTAACGAGGGTTTGCCTTTAATTGCTGGCCCTGTGGATTTGGACAGAGACCCAGAGGCAGTGGTGGCCCCTGCGCAAGTGTCCTTATCGGTCACAGATTTTGGCCTCATTGGCATCGGAGATGTAAATAGTTTTCTGACTGCTCACCAGGCTTGCCCGGCACCTGTGGCTCGGTCAGAGCCTCTGTCACAGTGA
- the MIER2 gene encoding mesoderm induction early response protein 2 isoform X1, which translates to MSQPYFSLFLKASVGRQSPRVVPYPAHSLCPGEPGLQSAAVVSMGSADHRLNLAEILSQNYGVREEREEEDDTQEKQKSLEELEKSISASQNSEMPFEELLALYGYEASDPISEQDSESNDITPNLPDMTLDKEQIAKDLLSGEEEEETQSSADDLTPSVTSHDASDLFPNQPGSNNFLADEDKEPCSSPCASSMAEDSEEDSIPSNECKKEIMVGPQYQASVPILHLSRHGEKAYENEDQLLWDPNILPEREVEEFLYRAVKRRWEELSSSSLPEGEMVKDNEQALYELVKCNFNAEEALRRLRFNVKVIRDELCAWSEEECRNFEHGFRVHGKNFHLIQANKVRTRSVGECVEYYYMWKKSERYDYFTQQTRLGRKKYVLHPGATDYADNDLDGGEVENASRSRSSPPIPSATGCLDSHFGQDQLAIESTEPLSVESTACSLGSMSESGQGYECSTPSETNCSFDPTEETSSGAISAPCTRHTVNPSESGLYALPPSGPGLAEKQETLQSSGETITMDFTLPADINEGLPLIAGPVDLDRDPEAVVAPAQVSLSVTDFGLIGIGDVNSFLTAHQACPAPVARSEPLSQ; encoded by the exons ATGTCTCAgccatatttttctcttttcttgaaggCCTCGGTTGGCCGGCAGAGTCCGAGGGTGGTGCCATACCCAGCCCACAGTCTATGTCCTGGAGAGCCTGGCCTTCAGAGTGCAGCAG TTGTGTCAATGGGCTCAGCTGATCATCGACTGAACCTGGCAGAGATCCTTTCACAGAATTATGGTGTacgggaagaaagggaagaagaagatgATACTCAGGAGAAGCAGAAATCTTTAGAAGAGCTGGAGAAGAGTATCAGTGCCTCTCAG AACAGTGAAATGCCATTTGAGGAGCTGCTTGCACTTTACGGCTATGAGGCATCTGATCCCATCTCGGAGCAGGACAGTGAGAGCAATGACATTACTCCAAACCTCCCAGATATGACTCTGGATAAG GAACAAATAGCGAAGGATTTGCTTtcaggggaagaagaggaggagacgCAGTCTTCAGCTGATGATCTGACTCCATCCGTCACGTCCCACGATGCATCAGACCTATTCCCAAACCAGCCTGGCT CAAACAACTTCCTTGCTGATGAAGACAAAGAACCCTGTTCATCTCCATGTGCTTCCTCCATGGCTGAGGATTCAGAGGAGGATTCCATCCCATCCAACGAGTGTAAGAAG GAGATCATGGTTGGACCTCAGTACCAAGCCAGTGTTCCCATCCTCCACTTAAGCAGGCATGGTGAGAAAG CCTATGAGAACGAAGATCAGCTGCTTTGGGACCCAAACATACTCCCCGAGAGAGAGGTTGAAGAGTTCCTGTACCGTGCGGTGAAGCGGCGATGGGAGGAGCTGTCTAGCAGCAGCCTGCCCGAAGGAGAGATGGTGAAGGACAACGAACAG GCTTTGTATGAACTGGTTAAATGCAATTTCAATGCAGAAGAGGCACTGCGGAGGTTACGGTTCAACGTGAAGGTTATCAGAG ATGAGCTTTGCGCCTGGAGTGAGGAAGAATGTAGAAATTTTGAACATGGCTTCAGGGTCCATGGGAAAAACTTTCATCTTATCCAAGCAAACAAG GTCCGCACCCGGTCAGTGGGTGAGTGCGTGGAGTATTACTACATGTGGAAAAAATCAGAGCGCTATGACTACTTCACTCAGCAGACTCGTTTAGGAAGGAAGAAGTACGTCCTCCACCCTGGAGCCAC GGATTACGCTGACAATGACTTGGATGGGGGTGAAGTAGAAAACGCCAGTCGTTCTCGGAGCTCCCCACCGATTCCCTCTGCGACTGGCTGCCTGGATTCTCACTTCGGTCAAGATCAGCTAGCAATAGAGAGCACAG AGCCCCTGAGCGTGGAGagcacagcctgcagcctgggcagcatGAGTGAGTCGGGGCAGGGCTACGAGTGCAGCACTCCTTCGGAGACGAATTGTTCCTTCGACCCCACGGAGGAGACGTCCTCAGGCGCCATCTCGGCTCCCTGCACACGACATACTGTCAACCCCTCGGAGTCGGGGCTCTATGCTTTGCCGCCGTCAGGACCAGGACTAGCGGAGAAGCAGGAGACGTTGCAGAGCTCTGGTGAGACGATAACCATGGACTTCACTCTCCCTGCAGACATTAACGAGGGTTTGCCTTTAATTGCTGGCCCTGTGGATTTGGACAGAGACCCAGAGGCAGTGGTGGCCCCTGCGCAAGTGTCCTTATCGGTCACAGATTTTGGCCTCATTGGCATCGGAGATGTAAATAGTTTTCTGACTGCTCACCAGGCTTGCCCGGCACCTGTGGCTCGGTCAGAGCCTCTGTCACAGTGA
- the MIER2 gene encoding mesoderm induction early response protein 2 isoform X3, whose protein sequence is MAEASVGRQSPRVVPYPAHSLCPGEPGLQSAAVVSMGSADHRLNLAEILSQNYGVREEREEEDDTQEKQKSLEELEKSISASQNSEMPFEELLALYGYEASDPISEQDSESNDITPNLPDMTLDKEQIAKDLLSGEEEEETQSSADDLTPSVTSHDASDLFPNQPGSNNFLADEDKEPCSSPCASSMAEDSEEDSIPSNECKKEIMVGPQYQASVPILHLSRHGEKAYENEDQLLWDPNILPEREVEEFLYRAVKRRWEELSSSSLPEGEMVKDNEQALYELVKCNFNAEEALRRLRFNVKVIRDELCAWSEEECRNFEHGFRVHGKNFHLIQANKVRTRSVGECVEYYYMWKKSERYDYFTQQTRLGRKKYVLHPGATDYADNDLDGGEVENASRSRSSPPIPSATGCLDSHFGQDQLAIESTEPLSVESTACSLGSMSESGQGYECSTPSETNCSFDPTEETSSGAISAPCTRHTVNPSESGLYALPPSGPGLAEKQETLQSSGETITMDFTLPADINEGLPLIAGPVDLDRDPEAVVAPAQVSLSVTDFGLIGIGDVNSFLTAHQACPAPVARSEPLSQ, encoded by the exons gCCTCGGTTGGCCGGCAGAGTCCGAGGGTGGTGCCATACCCAGCCCACAGTCTATGTCCTGGAGAGCCTGGCCTTCAGAGTGCAGCAG TTGTGTCAATGGGCTCAGCTGATCATCGACTGAACCTGGCAGAGATCCTTTCACAGAATTATGGTGTacgggaagaaagggaagaagaagatgATACTCAGGAGAAGCAGAAATCTTTAGAAGAGCTGGAGAAGAGTATCAGTGCCTCTCAG AACAGTGAAATGCCATTTGAGGAGCTGCTTGCACTTTACGGCTATGAGGCATCTGATCCCATCTCGGAGCAGGACAGTGAGAGCAATGACATTACTCCAAACCTCCCAGATATGACTCTGGATAAG GAACAAATAGCGAAGGATTTGCTTtcaggggaagaagaggaggagacgCAGTCTTCAGCTGATGATCTGACTCCATCCGTCACGTCCCACGATGCATCAGACCTATTCCCAAACCAGCCTGGCT CAAACAACTTCCTTGCTGATGAAGACAAAGAACCCTGTTCATCTCCATGTGCTTCCTCCATGGCTGAGGATTCAGAGGAGGATTCCATCCCATCCAACGAGTGTAAGAAG GAGATCATGGTTGGACCTCAGTACCAAGCCAGTGTTCCCATCCTCCACTTAAGCAGGCATGGTGAGAAAG CCTATGAGAACGAAGATCAGCTGCTTTGGGACCCAAACATACTCCCCGAGAGAGAGGTTGAAGAGTTCCTGTACCGTGCGGTGAAGCGGCGATGGGAGGAGCTGTCTAGCAGCAGCCTGCCCGAAGGAGAGATGGTGAAGGACAACGAACAG GCTTTGTATGAACTGGTTAAATGCAATTTCAATGCAGAAGAGGCACTGCGGAGGTTACGGTTCAACGTGAAGGTTATCAGAG ATGAGCTTTGCGCCTGGAGTGAGGAAGAATGTAGAAATTTTGAACATGGCTTCAGGGTCCATGGGAAAAACTTTCATCTTATCCAAGCAAACAAG GTCCGCACCCGGTCAGTGGGTGAGTGCGTGGAGTATTACTACATGTGGAAAAAATCAGAGCGCTATGACTACTTCACTCAGCAGACTCGTTTAGGAAGGAAGAAGTACGTCCTCCACCCTGGAGCCAC GGATTACGCTGACAATGACTTGGATGGGGGTGAAGTAGAAAACGCCAGTCGTTCTCGGAGCTCCCCACCGATTCCCTCTGCGACTGGCTGCCTGGATTCTCACTTCGGTCAAGATCAGCTAGCAATAGAGAGCACAG AGCCCCTGAGCGTGGAGagcacagcctgcagcctgggcagcatGAGTGAGTCGGGGCAGGGCTACGAGTGCAGCACTCCTTCGGAGACGAATTGTTCCTTCGACCCCACGGAGGAGACGTCCTCAGGCGCCATCTCGGCTCCCTGCACACGACATACTGTCAACCCCTCGGAGTCGGGGCTCTATGCTTTGCCGCCGTCAGGACCAGGACTAGCGGAGAAGCAGGAGACGTTGCAGAGCTCTGGTGAGACGATAACCATGGACTTCACTCTCCCTGCAGACATTAACGAGGGTTTGCCTTTAATTGCTGGCCCTGTGGATTTGGACAGAGACCCAGAGGCAGTGGTGGCCCCTGCGCAAGTGTCCTTATCGGTCACAGATTTTGGCCTCATTGGCATCGGAGATGTAAATAGTTTTCTGACTGCTCACCAGGCTTGCCCGGCACCTGTGGCTCGGTCAGAGCCTCTGTCACAGTGA
- the MIER2 gene encoding mesoderm induction early response protein 2 isoform X4, which yields MTEEESLKDAKAPTSVHLPVLAIRVVSMGSADHRLNLAEILSQNYGVREEREEEDDTQEKQKSLEELEKSISASQNSEMPFEELLALYGYEASDPISEQDSESNDITPNLPDMTLDKEQIAKDLLSGEEEEETQSSADDLTPSVTSHDASDLFPNQPGSNNFLADEDKEPCSSPCASSMAEDSEEDSIPSNECKKEIMVGPQYQASVPILHLSRHGEKAYENEDQLLWDPNILPEREVEEFLYRAVKRRWEELSSSSLPEGEMVKDNEQALYELVKCNFNAEEALRRLRFNVKVIRDELCAWSEEECRNFEHGFRVHGKNFHLIQANKVRTRSVGECVEYYYMWKKSERYDYFTQQTRLGRKKYVLHPGATDYADNDLDGGEVENASRSRSSPPIPSATGCLDSHFGQDQLAIESTEPLSVESTACSLGSMSESGQGYECSTPSETNCSFDPTEETSSGAISAPCTRHTVNPSESGLYALPPSGPGLAEKQETLQSSGETITMDFTLPADINEGLPLIAGPVDLDRDPEAVVAPAQVSLSVTDFGLIGIGDVNSFLTAHQACPAPVARSEPLSQ from the exons ATGACCGAGGAGGAAAGTCTTAAAGATGCCAAAGCTCCTACAAGTGTCCATTTGCCCGTTCTTGCAATAAGAG TTGTGTCAATGGGCTCAGCTGATCATCGACTGAACCTGGCAGAGATCCTTTCACAGAATTATGGTGTacgggaagaaagggaagaagaagatgATACTCAGGAGAAGCAGAAATCTTTAGAAGAGCTGGAGAAGAGTATCAGTGCCTCTCAG AACAGTGAAATGCCATTTGAGGAGCTGCTTGCACTTTACGGCTATGAGGCATCTGATCCCATCTCGGAGCAGGACAGTGAGAGCAATGACATTACTCCAAACCTCCCAGATATGACTCTGGATAAG GAACAAATAGCGAAGGATTTGCTTtcaggggaagaagaggaggagacgCAGTCTTCAGCTGATGATCTGACTCCATCCGTCACGTCCCACGATGCATCAGACCTATTCCCAAACCAGCCTGGCT CAAACAACTTCCTTGCTGATGAAGACAAAGAACCCTGTTCATCTCCATGTGCTTCCTCCATGGCTGAGGATTCAGAGGAGGATTCCATCCCATCCAACGAGTGTAAGAAG GAGATCATGGTTGGACCTCAGTACCAAGCCAGTGTTCCCATCCTCCACTTAAGCAGGCATGGTGAGAAAG CCTATGAGAACGAAGATCAGCTGCTTTGGGACCCAAACATACTCCCCGAGAGAGAGGTTGAAGAGTTCCTGTACCGTGCGGTGAAGCGGCGATGGGAGGAGCTGTCTAGCAGCAGCCTGCCCGAAGGAGAGATGGTGAAGGACAACGAACAG GCTTTGTATGAACTGGTTAAATGCAATTTCAATGCAGAAGAGGCACTGCGGAGGTTACGGTTCAACGTGAAGGTTATCAGAG ATGAGCTTTGCGCCTGGAGTGAGGAAGAATGTAGAAATTTTGAACATGGCTTCAGGGTCCATGGGAAAAACTTTCATCTTATCCAAGCAAACAAG GTCCGCACCCGGTCAGTGGGTGAGTGCGTGGAGTATTACTACATGTGGAAAAAATCAGAGCGCTATGACTACTTCACTCAGCAGACTCGTTTAGGAAGGAAGAAGTACGTCCTCCACCCTGGAGCCAC GGATTACGCTGACAATGACTTGGATGGGGGTGAAGTAGAAAACGCCAGTCGTTCTCGGAGCTCCCCACCGATTCCCTCTGCGACTGGCTGCCTGGATTCTCACTTCGGTCAAGATCAGCTAGCAATAGAGAGCACAG AGCCCCTGAGCGTGGAGagcacagcctgcagcctgggcagcatGAGTGAGTCGGGGCAGGGCTACGAGTGCAGCACTCCTTCGGAGACGAATTGTTCCTTCGACCCCACGGAGGAGACGTCCTCAGGCGCCATCTCGGCTCCCTGCACACGACATACTGTCAACCCCTCGGAGTCGGGGCTCTATGCTTTGCCGCCGTCAGGACCAGGACTAGCGGAGAAGCAGGAGACGTTGCAGAGCTCTGGTGAGACGATAACCATGGACTTCACTCTCCCTGCAGACATTAACGAGGGTTTGCCTTTAATTGCTGGCCCTGTGGATTTGGACAGAGACCCAGAGGCAGTGGTGGCCCCTGCGCAAGTGTCCTTATCGGTCACAGATTTTGGCCTCATTGGCATCGGAGATGTAAATAGTTTTCTGACTGCTCACCAGGCTTGCCCGGCACCTGTGGCTCGGTCAGAGCCTCTGTCACAGTGA
- the MIER2 gene encoding mesoderm induction early response protein 2 isoform X5, protein MGSADHRLNLAEILSQNYGVREEREEEDDTQEKQKSLEELEKSISASQNSEMPFEELLALYGYEASDPISEQDSESNDITPNLPDMTLDKEQIAKDLLSGEEEEETQSSADDLTPSVTSHDASDLFPNQPGSNNFLADEDKEPCSSPCASSMAEDSEEDSIPSNECKKEIMVGPQYQASVPILHLSRHGEKAYENEDQLLWDPNILPEREVEEFLYRAVKRRWEELSSSSLPEGEMVKDNEQALYELVKCNFNAEEALRRLRFNVKVIRDELCAWSEEECRNFEHGFRVHGKNFHLIQANKVRTRSVGECVEYYYMWKKSERYDYFTQQTRLGRKKYVLHPGATDYADNDLDGGEVENASRSRSSPPIPSATGCLDSHFGQDQLAIESTEPLSVESTACSLGSMSESGQGYECSTPSETNCSFDPTEETSSGAISAPCTRHTVNPSESGLYALPPSGPGLAEKQETLQSSGETITMDFTLPADINEGLPLIAGPVDLDRDPEAVVAPAQVSLSVTDFGLIGIGDVNSFLTAHQACPAPVARSEPLSQ, encoded by the exons ATGGGCTCAGCTGATCATCGACTGAACCTGGCAGAGATCCTTTCACAGAATTATGGTGTacgggaagaaagggaagaagaagatgATACTCAGGAGAAGCAGAAATCTTTAGAAGAGCTGGAGAAGAGTATCAGTGCCTCTCAG AACAGTGAAATGCCATTTGAGGAGCTGCTTGCACTTTACGGCTATGAGGCATCTGATCCCATCTCGGAGCAGGACAGTGAGAGCAATGACATTACTCCAAACCTCCCAGATATGACTCTGGATAAG GAACAAATAGCGAAGGATTTGCTTtcaggggaagaagaggaggagacgCAGTCTTCAGCTGATGATCTGACTCCATCCGTCACGTCCCACGATGCATCAGACCTATTCCCAAACCAGCCTGGCT CAAACAACTTCCTTGCTGATGAAGACAAAGAACCCTGTTCATCTCCATGTGCTTCCTCCATGGCTGAGGATTCAGAGGAGGATTCCATCCCATCCAACGAGTGTAAGAAG GAGATCATGGTTGGACCTCAGTACCAAGCCAGTGTTCCCATCCTCCACTTAAGCAGGCATGGTGAGAAAG CCTATGAGAACGAAGATCAGCTGCTTTGGGACCCAAACATACTCCCCGAGAGAGAGGTTGAAGAGTTCCTGTACCGTGCGGTGAAGCGGCGATGGGAGGAGCTGTCTAGCAGCAGCCTGCCCGAAGGAGAGATGGTGAAGGACAACGAACAG GCTTTGTATGAACTGGTTAAATGCAATTTCAATGCAGAAGAGGCACTGCGGAGGTTACGGTTCAACGTGAAGGTTATCAGAG ATGAGCTTTGCGCCTGGAGTGAGGAAGAATGTAGAAATTTTGAACATGGCTTCAGGGTCCATGGGAAAAACTTTCATCTTATCCAAGCAAACAAG GTCCGCACCCGGTCAGTGGGTGAGTGCGTGGAGTATTACTACATGTGGAAAAAATCAGAGCGCTATGACTACTTCACTCAGCAGACTCGTTTAGGAAGGAAGAAGTACGTCCTCCACCCTGGAGCCAC GGATTACGCTGACAATGACTTGGATGGGGGTGAAGTAGAAAACGCCAGTCGTTCTCGGAGCTCCCCACCGATTCCCTCTGCGACTGGCTGCCTGGATTCTCACTTCGGTCAAGATCAGCTAGCAATAGAGAGCACAG AGCCCCTGAGCGTGGAGagcacagcctgcagcctgggcagcatGAGTGAGTCGGGGCAGGGCTACGAGTGCAGCACTCCTTCGGAGACGAATTGTTCCTTCGACCCCACGGAGGAGACGTCCTCAGGCGCCATCTCGGCTCCCTGCACACGACATACTGTCAACCCCTCGGAGTCGGGGCTCTATGCTTTGCCGCCGTCAGGACCAGGACTAGCGGAGAAGCAGGAGACGTTGCAGAGCTCTGGTGAGACGATAACCATGGACTTCACTCTCCCTGCAGACATTAACGAGGGTTTGCCTTTAATTGCTGGCCCTGTGGATTTGGACAGAGACCCAGAGGCAGTGGTGGCCCCTGCGCAAGTGTCCTTATCGGTCACAGATTTTGGCCTCATTGGCATCGGAGATGTAAATAGTTTTCTGACTGCTCACCAGGCTTGCCCGGCACCTGTGGCTCGGTCAGAGCCTCTGTCACAGTGA
- the MIER2 gene encoding mesoderm induction early response protein 2 isoform X6, with the protein MPFEELLALYGYEASDPISEQDSESNDITPNLPDMTLDKEQIAKDLLSGEEEEETQSSADDLTPSVTSHDASDLFPNQPGSNNFLADEDKEPCSSPCASSMAEDSEEDSIPSNECKKEIMVGPQYQASVPILHLSRHGEKAYENEDQLLWDPNILPEREVEEFLYRAVKRRWEELSSSSLPEGEMVKDNEQALYELVKCNFNAEEALRRLRFNVKVIRDELCAWSEEECRNFEHGFRVHGKNFHLIQANKVRTRSVGECVEYYYMWKKSERYDYFTQQTRLGRKKYVLHPGATDYADNDLDGGEVENASRSRSSPPIPSATGCLDSHFGQDQLAIESTEPLSVESTACSLGSMSESGQGYECSTPSETNCSFDPTEETSSGAISAPCTRHTVNPSESGLYALPPSGPGLAEKQETLQSSGETITMDFTLPADINEGLPLIAGPVDLDRDPEAVVAPAQVSLSVTDFGLIGIGDVNSFLTAHQACPAPVARSEPLSQ; encoded by the exons ATGCCATTTGAGGAGCTGCTTGCACTTTACGGCTATGAGGCATCTGATCCCATCTCGGAGCAGGACAGTGAGAGCAATGACATTACTCCAAACCTCCCAGATATGACTCTGGATAAG GAACAAATAGCGAAGGATTTGCTTtcaggggaagaagaggaggagacgCAGTCTTCAGCTGATGATCTGACTCCATCCGTCACGTCCCACGATGCATCAGACCTATTCCCAAACCAGCCTGGCT CAAACAACTTCCTTGCTGATGAAGACAAAGAACCCTGTTCATCTCCATGTGCTTCCTCCATGGCTGAGGATTCAGAGGAGGATTCCATCCCATCCAACGAGTGTAAGAAG GAGATCATGGTTGGACCTCAGTACCAAGCCAGTGTTCCCATCCTCCACTTAAGCAGGCATGGTGAGAAAG CCTATGAGAACGAAGATCAGCTGCTTTGGGACCCAAACATACTCCCCGAGAGAGAGGTTGAAGAGTTCCTGTACCGTGCGGTGAAGCGGCGATGGGAGGAGCTGTCTAGCAGCAGCCTGCCCGAAGGAGAGATGGTGAAGGACAACGAACAG GCTTTGTATGAACTGGTTAAATGCAATTTCAATGCAGAAGAGGCACTGCGGAGGTTACGGTTCAACGTGAAGGTTATCAGAG ATGAGCTTTGCGCCTGGAGTGAGGAAGAATGTAGAAATTTTGAACATGGCTTCAGGGTCCATGGGAAAAACTTTCATCTTATCCAAGCAAACAAG GTCCGCACCCGGTCAGTGGGTGAGTGCGTGGAGTATTACTACATGTGGAAAAAATCAGAGCGCTATGACTACTTCACTCAGCAGACTCGTTTAGGAAGGAAGAAGTACGTCCTCCACCCTGGAGCCAC GGATTACGCTGACAATGACTTGGATGGGGGTGAAGTAGAAAACGCCAGTCGTTCTCGGAGCTCCCCACCGATTCCCTCTGCGACTGGCTGCCTGGATTCTCACTTCGGTCAAGATCAGCTAGCAATAGAGAGCACAG AGCCCCTGAGCGTGGAGagcacagcctgcagcctgggcagcatGAGTGAGTCGGGGCAGGGCTACGAGTGCAGCACTCCTTCGGAGACGAATTGTTCCTTCGACCCCACGGAGGAGACGTCCTCAGGCGCCATCTCGGCTCCCTGCACACGACATACTGTCAACCCCTCGGAGTCGGGGCTCTATGCTTTGCCGCCGTCAGGACCAGGACTAGCGGAGAAGCAGGAGACGTTGCAGAGCTCTGGTGAGACGATAACCATGGACTTCACTCTCCCTGCAGACATTAACGAGGGTTTGCCTTTAATTGCTGGCCCTGTGGATTTGGACAGAGACCCAGAGGCAGTGGTGGCCCCTGCGCAAGTGTCCTTATCGGTCACAGATTTTGGCCTCATTGGCATCGGAGATGTAAATAGTTTTCTGACTGCTCACCAGGCTTGCCCGGCACCTGTGGCTCGGTCAGAGCCTCTGTCACAGTGA